The sequence AACGCCGACCACGCAGGATTCGACCCCGAGCTGCCGATCGCCTGGCTCGAGCCGGGGCAATTGGGCGACACTCTGCCGGGTCGCCTGGGCCTCACCATCCTGCCCGGCAAGCGTGGAACCTCGTTTCGCTATCCGGGGCGCACCTACCAGCGCGATCTGGACCACGACTTCGCGCTGCTCAGGGCGGTCGGCGTGGAGCGGCTGATCCTGCTGGTCGAGGACGCGGAGCTGCGGCACTGGAGCGACCCCGGGATCGTCGAGCGGGGGTATGCCGCCGGTGTCACCGTGCTCCGGCACCCGATCCCGGACGGGCGACCGCCCGACTCCACGGCCGAGATGCAGGCCATGCTCGACGAGATCCGGGAGGGGCGCGCGGCGGGAAATGTGGCGGTGGCGTGCATGGGCGGCG is a genomic window of Chloroflexota bacterium containing:
- a CDS encoding cyclin-dependent kinase inhibitor 3 family protein, whose product is MPEVGGQNADHAGFDPELPIAWLEPGQLGDTLPGRLGLTILPGKRGTSFRYPGRTYQRDLDHDFALLRAVGVERLILLVEDAELRHWSDPGIVERGYAAGVTVLRHPIPDGRPPDSTAEMQAMLDEIREGRAAGNVAVACMGGVGRTGTVAACALLEGGMTPDAAIATVRAVRHPTAVESAEQERFVRSFAEVATERERS